In Pseudomonadota bacterium, one DNA window encodes the following:
- a CDS encoding ABC transporter ATP-binding protein — protein MTDILVARDLCKSYGEVRAVDGVSFCVRAGEIVGLLGPNGAGKTTTISLVLGILEPTSGRITIDGVDLTAERSKALGRTNFAAVYAPLPGNLSVRQNLTLAALLYSVPQRESRVAEVMQMLDLTRLADTRCGLLSSGEQSRVGLAKAFLNKPRLLLLDEPTASLDPATARDIREHIRSYVATEGGAVLWTSHNMHEVADVCDRVLFVSHGRVLLEGDPRTLPAEHGKADLDALFIAVAREPLSLEGVS, from the coding sequence GAGGTGCGCGCCGTCGACGGGGTGTCGTTCTGCGTCCGCGCGGGCGAGATCGTCGGGCTGCTCGGGCCCAACGGCGCGGGCAAGACCACGACCATCAGCCTCGTGCTCGGGATTCTCGAACCGACCTCCGGGCGCATCACCATCGATGGCGTCGATCTCACCGCCGAGCGCTCGAAGGCCCTGGGGCGCACGAACTTCGCCGCCGTGTACGCGCCGCTGCCGGGCAACCTCTCGGTGCGTCAGAACCTCACGCTGGCCGCGCTGCTCTACAGCGTTCCCCAGCGCGAGAGCCGGGTGGCCGAGGTCATGCAGATGCTCGACCTCACGCGGCTGGCCGACACGCGCTGCGGGCTGCTCTCGTCTGGTGAGCAGAGCCGTGTGGGCCTGGCGAAGGCGTTTCTGAACAAGCCGCGCCTGCTGCTGCTCGATGAGCCCACGGCGTCTCTCGATCCGGCCACGGCCCGGGACATCCGCGAGCACATCCGCTCGTATGTGGCCACCGAGGGCGGCGCCGTGCTGTGGACCTCGCACAACATGCACGAGGTGGCCGACGTCTGTGATCGGGTTCTGTTCGTTTCGCACGGGCGGGTGCTGCTCGAGGGCGATCCGCGCACCCTTCCCGCCGAGCACGGCAAGGCCGACCTCGACGCGCTGTTCATCGCTGTGGCGCGCGAGCCGCTGAGCCTCGAGGGCGTG